One Natrinema halophilum genomic window, GTGAGGAAATCGACGAACCCGCTGATCCACGTGCGATCCGTGGCCAAGAACTTCGGGTGAGACGCCGGCAGGCTGGGCTAACGCAGGCAGATGTCGCCGAGCGAGTTGGTGTCACCAGGGCTGCAGTGAGCAATTGGGAGCGGGATCGCCTCGTACCATCAGTTCAGCACCGGATTGCTCTCTGCGACGCTCTCGATCTTGTCTAAATCTCTGGTCTGTGAGTCTTATCTGGCTACGATATCTAAGAAACTTAGATAACTTGTCTGACGTAGTTTTATCTTGCCACTGGCCACACAGGTCCCTATGGCTCAACAGGCACCACAGGCGCAAGGTCCGCCACGGGTGGTCGTGGCGAACGCAAAAGGCGGAGTCGGAAAAACGACCGTTGCAGCGAGTCTAATCGGTGGTCTCGCTGATCACGGATTGGACGTCCTCGGCGTCGACGCAGACCCGCAGGGGAATCTTACCGAGGCACTCGGTCACCTCGACGCGTACGAGGCGCAACCCCCGACGATCTTCGACGTCCTCCTGAATATCGATGCGCGTGACGAGATTGCGACGATCGTTCAGAACGGTACTGAGGCAGACCTCGTGCCATCGTCGATCGACATGCTCGGCGCATCGATGGAGCTCGCGGCGGCGCATTTCCTCGCAGTTCTTCACAACGATCCAGAGTTGAGAATCAGTCCCGATCTGGCTACTGACGTCACTGATGTCCTCGAGATGATGACGGAGGTCGTGACGCCGGCAACGGTCGGCGACGATCTGCACGGATATGGGATGCTCAACGATGCGCTTGATCGCATCGACCAAGAGTACGACATCGTCGTGATCGACGCGCCACCAGGGCACAACCCGATGTTCAAGAACGCGCTCTATGCGGCGCCGAACTTGATTGTCCCCGCGACTGCAGAGGCCAGCTCGAAGGGCGCAGTCGACCGACTGTTCGACGAGGTCGCCGCGTTCGAGGACGAGACCGGACTGATCGTCGAGGAGCAGTTCGCTGTCGTAAACCGGATCCGAATGAGCACGAAGGCCGCCGATCAGATGACGGCGTTCCTCGAGGAGGTGTTCGACGATGTCCCCGTCTATCGTGTTCCTGAGCGTGTTGCGTT contains:
- a CDS encoding ParA family protein — translated: MAQQAPQAQGPPRVVVANAKGGVGKTTVAASLIGGLADHGLDVLGVDADPQGNLTEALGHLDAYEAQPPTIFDVLLNIDARDEIATIVQNGTEADLVPSSIDMLGASMELAAAHFLAVLHNDPELRISPDLATDVTDVLEMMTEVVTPATVGDDLHGYGMLNDALDRIDQEYDIVVIDAPPGHNPMFKNALYAAPNLIVPATAEASSKGAVDRLFDEVAAFEDETGLIVEEQFAVVNRIRMSTKAADQMTAFLEEVFDDVPVYRVPERVALSYAYDEGESIFEYEPEADVVATFDDAAAFLVDELGLEAGGSA